The genomic stretch CAGGGTGGGGCCCACGATGCCGGAGGCGATCACATCCAGAATCGGGGCCCGGTGATAGCTGGTCCGCTCGTCGAATATGGCCTGTTCCATGTAGGTATAGGACCGCCCCCCATACTCCTTGGGCCAGGATATGGTCACCCATCCTTTTTCAACCATCTTCCGGCGGAATCGAGTCAGGACCTCCCGGCTCTCCTCATCTTCGATTCCCATTGAGCCGCAGCCGTATCCCCCCGGCCAGTACATGGGACGGGAAGCCCAATCCGGAGGCAGGATCTCCTGTAAAAAGGTATCCACCTCGTCATAAAAGGCCTGTTCCTTTTCATTGAATCTGAATTCCATCCCGGTTCCTTTCCGATTTCGGATTTCGGGTGTCTTAAAATCTTACTTTTTACCAATTGACTGACCAATCAATCACATCGACGATTTGAAAATATTGGCAAAACACAAAAAAGTCAATAAAAATTTTTACCGAAATAAAAGACGGAATCTCTGGCTTGGCGATGGGAATTCGGCGACTATCCTTTTCGGCCGGCGCAGAGATGATCGACCATACTTAAGAAGGCATACTCCAGAGTACTGAAGATATAATTCTTTTGGGTGGCCCGGTATTTGCTCTCTTCCAATTGGACGATGCCGATAAACATTCCCCAAAACATTTTGTATATTTGGGCCGGGTTGACTTCCCGGATGAGGTTCCGCTCCATGGCCTTCAGGATAATATTCCGCCCGATCTCGGTATTTCTCTTGGCATAATGATAAATTTCCGCGGCGGATTGTTCGGTCATTTTCGAAGTCAGGACCCCTATTTGAAAGGCCCGCATGATACTGAAGAGGTCCGGATCGGCCTCATAGACGGACTTGAAAATGTGATAAAATCCCATGACCAAATCCTCACCGGTTGTGGCCGGATCATGAGCGACCTTTTCTTCAAGATCAAGAAGACGCCTGCCCAGATCTTGCATGATCGGGACCAACAGAGACATATACAGATCGTCTTTGCTGGGAAAATAAAGATAGATGGCCCCTTTGCTGACCCGGGCCTTGGCGGCTATCTTTTCAATGGTGGTATTCCCATAGCCCTTCTCCAGAAAAACCTTTTTGGCCGCCGTTAATATGGCCTTTCTCGTCCAATCCTTTTTCTCTTCCAATAGACTTCTTTTTTTCATTCTGGTTCTCTTTAGATACTGCTTAAAATAAGGCCACTTCGCATTTATATCGTTACTATTATCTGGTATACAACACAAAAAAAGTCAAGGAATTATAAGCTGAATTCTATCCAAAGATATTTGAAATTTCGGGATAGGAGGGTTAGACCAATCATCTATCAACAATATTGAAAGTTGCTAACAGGCCTTAATTATTTTTTTCTCCAGCAATCCATGGATTTCCTCTACAGGGTACCCCAATTCCTGCAAAATCTGCCTGGTATCGGCACCTAACGGGCGGGACAGCCGGTATTCGGGCAGTCCCAGATTCTCCGAACGAATTGGGGGCCGAGGCAGACAGGCCCTGGTTCCGTTGGCGAAAGTGACCTCATCCATAAAATGATTTACCCGAGCCTGTTCGCTGGTGCTGATCTCGCTGAAGTGCGTCAGCCGGTCATGGACGATATCGGCACTTTTCAGAAGTCGGTCCCACTCTGCGGCTGTTTTTTCAGCAAACCGCTCTTCAAAGATTTTGATGAGAGCAGCCTTGTTCTCGGGTTTCATCATTTCCTCTTCAGTCAGATAGCGGGGATCATCCGCCAGCTCAGGAACACCCAGTACGGTGCAAAGGGTGCAGAAATAGCGGGTGTACTCCAATACCGAAATCATCATCCATTCCCCATCCGAGCAAAGATAAAAGTTTGCAGTGGGCTTGCTCTCATAGCGCTTCTTGGGATAATGGTATTGGTACTTTTCCTGCGTAATGGTATTCATAATACCCATGGTCCAGACGGCGGTACCGAAGAGAGAAATGGAGACTTTATCCCCCTTACCGGTCTTCTCACGGTTCAACAGGGCAGCGCAGATGCCGCCAAAGAGCATGGTGCCGATGCTGATATCGGCTGTGCCGGCCGGTGGATAGATAGGATAGGAACCCGGGCTATCGATGCGCAAGTCCGCCATAAAACCGCCGGCCGCCCAGAAAGCCGTTGTATCGAAACCGGGCTTGGCCCTATCAGGGCCTTCTTCTCCGTAACCGGTCAGCAGGGCGTAAATGAGCCGGGGATAGCTCACTTTTAAGGTTTCATAATCCAAGCCCATTCTCTTCAGCGCTGAAAGACGATTATTGGTTACGAACACGTCTGCCTGAGCCAAGAGCTTGTGCAGTACTTCCATACCTTTTGCACTCTTGATGTCCAGTGCCAGATATTTTTTGTTGGCGTTTGGGATATCAAACACCGGGTTCTCTTCTGAAGTTGTCGGCGTGCTAAAACTTTTACCGTAGTAGCGCCAAACGTCTCCTGCGATGTTTTCGATCTTGATTACCTCAGCGCCCCAGTCTCCCAGAATTCGAGCACAGATCGGCGCAGCCAGGTAAGTAGACAGTTCTACCACTTTCAGTCCTTCCAATGGCTTGATTGAAGACATTCCGTAACTTCTTTCTATTTTTAATTATTTCAGACTTCCATATACTTTTCGCGGG from Deltaproteobacteria bacterium encodes the following:
- a CDS encoding acyl-CoA dehydrogenase family protein; this encodes MEFRFNEKEQAFYDEVDTFLQEILPPDWASRPMYWPGGYGCGSMGIEDEESREVLTRFRRKMVEKGWVTISWPKEYGGRSYTYMEQAIFDERTSYHRAPILDVIASGIVGPTL
- a CDS encoding TetR/AcrR family transcriptional regulator; its protein translation is MKKRSLLEEKKDWTRKAILTAAKKVFLEKGYGNTTIEKIAAKARVSKGAIYLYFPSKDDLYMSLLVPIMQDLGRRLLDLEEKVAHDPATTGEDLVMGFYHIFKSVYEADPDLFSIMRAFQIGVLTSKMTEQSAAEIYHYAKRNTEIGRNIILKAMERNLIREVNPAQIYKMFWGMFIGIVQLEESKYRATQKNYIFSTLEYAFLSMVDHLCAGRKG
- a CDS encoding CoA transferase, with product MSSIKPLEGLKVVELSTYLAAPICARILGDWGAEVIKIENIAGDVWRYYGKSFSTPTTSEENPVFDIPNANKKYLALDIKSAKGMEVLHKLLAQADVFVTNNRLSALKRMGLDYETLKVSYPRLIYALLTGYGEEGPDRAKPGFDTTAFWAAGGFMADLRIDSPGSYPIYPPAGTADISIGTMLFGGICAALLNREKTGKGDKVSISLFGTAVWTMGIMNTITQEKYQYHYPKKRYESKPTANFYLCSDGEWMMISVLEYTRYFCTLCTVLGVPELADDPRYLTEEEMMKPENKAALIKIFEERFAEKTAAEWDRLLKSADIVHDRLTHFSEISTSEQARVNHFMDEVTFANGTRACLPRPPIRSENLGLPEYRLSRPLGADTRQILQELGYPVEEIHGLLEKKIIKAC